TTTTTCTTGAAGTGTTGACATTCGTTTTTAATCATGTTTTGTTAAGAGACAAATTTAATGAGAATTCATTTGCAAGAATTTCTTTTTACGAATTATTAATGAGTCTAAATAATTTTATAATCCCAAACTTGTCCAAATACGTTCCGGAATTCGAACTGGTCGACGTGTTTCAGCATCAATACAACACAAAATTGTATAACCTTGATTAATTATTTTTCCTGCCTCATTATAAATCGTATAATTAAAACGAATACGAACACCTTTATCACGCTCTGGAACGGTTGTTTCAATTTCGATTAATTCATCATACAAAGCACTTCCAACATATTTTGAATGCATTTCGATAATTGGCATCTGAATTCCCATTGCTTCCAACTCCGCATAAGGAAAAC
This portion of the Empedobacter stercoris genome encodes:
- a CDS encoding acyl-CoA thioesterase, with the protein product MEKIEQLNVFRTKTRILYKHTDQMKVVYYGNYPEFYEIGRVELMRERGFPYAELEAMGIQMPIIEMHSKYVGSALYDELIEIETTVPERDKGVRIRFNYTIYNEAGKIINQGYTILCCIDAETRRPVRIPERIWTSLGL